From the genome of Cytobacillus firmus, one region includes:
- a CDS encoding helix-turn-helix domain-containing protein: MIEGKILKYYREKQGYTQDQLSRGVCSVTHLSKIERGITEYSGEIITLLSKKLNINFQDEVRNFNRFKETLEEWKNAIVMLDTENMKVKKAELDANLLKDFPDFQTHYSLLLARHYLILYENEKCHKVMQKIKKLDISLSPYESNLYKHVQGICYFSIGNYKDSIEILKKIDSSYSSEEYYYHLAISYHAVHDNTLAYYYAQKALRYFQETLNFTRILDTESLIILQLNAKSQFSLKETRSYYDKLIQSAKKIQSADRLTKLYFNLGQELFRRKHFREAKEYFDKGLTLLKEEDFLYLTMLDLYIDICYKGNLISKEDLLSDAKKGLQLAQKRNDQSYLFFHLHVLLLNGEEDSYYDYVENKVLPYFIQSGNEDLIQHFEVKLFRYYIKSEQNEKAWALAKKKMLAEMSYYEMD, from the coding sequence ATGATCGAAGGGAAAATTCTAAAATACTACAGAGAAAAACAAGGATACACACAGGATCAGCTTTCAAGAGGGGTTTGTTCTGTCACTCATTTAAGTAAAATTGAGCGAGGCATAACAGAATATTCTGGGGAAATTATTACACTTCTTTCTAAAAAATTGAACATAAATTTTCAAGACGAAGTAAGGAATTTCAATAGGTTTAAAGAAACATTAGAAGAATGGAAAAATGCTATTGTTATGTTAGATACCGAAAACATGAAAGTAAAAAAAGCAGAACTTGACGCTAATCTATTAAAGGATTTTCCCGACTTTCAAACACACTACTCACTGCTTCTAGCCCGTCATTATCTCATTCTTTATGAAAATGAAAAATGTCATAAAGTGATGCAAAAGATCAAGAAACTGGACATCAGCCTTTCACCTTATGAGAGCAATCTATATAAACATGTTCAGGGAATCTGTTATTTTAGTATCGGAAACTACAAGGATTCAATTGAAATCCTAAAGAAAATTGATTCCAGTTATTCGAGCGAAGAATATTACTACCACCTGGCTATTTCCTATCATGCAGTTCATGACAACACTTTAGCTTACTATTATGCTCAAAAAGCTTTGCGCTATTTTCAAGAAACATTAAATTTCACACGCATACTCGATACAGAGTCGCTTATTATCCTTCAATTAAACGCCAAATCGCAATTTAGCCTAAAAGAGACTCGCAGCTATTATGATAAATTAATCCAATCTGCAAAAAAGATTCAATCTGCAGATAGGTTAACTAAACTCTATTTTAATCTTGGACAAGAGCTGTTTAGAAGAAAACATTTTCGAGAGGCGAAAGAGTATTTTGATAAAGGGTTGACCTTACTGAAAGAAGAAGATTTCTTATATCTTACCATGTTAGATTTATACATAGACATTTGTTATAAGGGAAACTTGATATCGAAAGAAGACCTATTATCCGATGCAAAAAAAGGTCTGCAACTCGCCCAAAAACGAAACGACCAAAGTTATTTATTTTTTCATCTGCATGTTTTATTACTGAACGGGGAGGAAGATTCCTATTATGACTATGTTGAAAATAAGGTGCTTCCATATTTCATTCAGTCCGGAAACGAGGATCTAATCCAGCACTTTGAAGTTAAGCTTTTTCGGTATTATATCAAATCAGAGCAAAACGAAAAGGCATGGGCTCTCGCTAAAAAGAAAATGCTTGCTGAGATGAGCTATTATGAAATGGATTAG
- a CDS encoding ring-cleaving dioxygenase codes for MLQITAGIHHITAMVNDAQRNIDFYAGVLGLRLVKKTINFDRPEVYHLYFGNKNGDPGTVITFFPWEKQLKGRIGTGQVGVTSYVIPEHSIEFWKKRLSKFGVKFIQTVRYGETYLQFQDPDGLEIELVERSEGPLNTWALKDVHPEAAIKGFGGATLISAKPNKTAEVLEDVLGLEGIGQEEGFLRFKSEAELGNTIDIKLTPSVRGLMGAGTVHHIAWRAKDEEDHMRWRNLLQEKGYYPTEILDRNYFKALYFHEEGGILFEIATDPPGFTVDEPLNELGSRLMLPSWLESKREELEEALPALEVPV; via the coding sequence ATTTTGCAAATCACTGCAGGTATCCATCATATTACGGCTATGGTTAACGATGCCCAGCGAAATATCGACTTTTATGCAGGGGTACTGGGACTAAGGCTTGTAAAGAAGACGATTAATTTTGACCGGCCGGAAGTTTATCATCTTTATTTTGGAAATAAAAATGGCGATCCTGGAACGGTTATAACTTTCTTCCCATGGGAGAAGCAGCTCAAAGGGCGGATTGGAACCGGCCAGGTCGGGGTGACCAGTTATGTGATCCCTGAACATTCAATTGAATTTTGGAAAAAACGGCTGAGTAAATTTGGCGTTAAGTTCATACAAACCGTTCGCTACGGTGAAACCTACCTGCAATTCCAAGATCCGGACGGCCTTGAAATCGAACTTGTAGAGAGGTCTGAGGGGCCTTTGAACACATGGGCTTTGAAAGACGTTCATCCAGAGGCTGCCATTAAAGGATTTGGAGGAGCAACCCTGATTTCTGCAAAGCCAAATAAAACGGCTGAAGTACTTGAGGATGTATTAGGGCTTGAAGGCATCGGCCAGGAAGAAGGGTTCTTAAGATTTAAATCAGAAGCCGAACTTGGAAATACGATCGATATAAAACTTACCCCTTCTGTTCGAGGGCTGATGGGGGCAGGTACAGTTCATCATATTGCCTGGAGAGCGAAGGATGAAGAGGATCATATGAGGTGGAGAAACCTTCTTCAGGAGAAGGGCTATTATCCAACCGAAATTCTCGACCGCAATTACTTCAAAGCACTTTACTTTCATGAAGAAGGCGGCATTTTGTTCGAGATCGCGACAGACCCTCCAGGATTTACGGTTGACGAACCACTAAATGAACTTGGCAGCAGGCTTATGCTGCCTTCCTGGCTGGAATCGAAGAGGGAGGAATTGGAAGAGGCTTTACCTGCTTTAGAGGTCCCTGTATAA
- a CDS encoding flavin reductase family protein: MLSIDPADNNERENYKLLIGSIIPRPIAFVTTISNEGVLNGAPFSYFNIVTSNPPMISLAIQRNEGTQKDTARNIISTKEFVVHIVDEDNVEKINKTAATLPPDQSEIELAQLTSAESTKISVPGVMEAKIRMECTLEQSLSFGGTDTPGCDLIIGKVVQFHIDENIYDKGRIDPKGLAAVSRLAGIHYAKIGELFSIERPQ; this comes from the coding sequence ATGCTTTCCATTGACCCAGCTGACAATAATGAAAGAGAAAATTACAAACTTTTAATAGGAAGCATCATACCAAGGCCCATTGCTTTTGTAACCACGATCTCAAATGAAGGTGTATTGAATGGGGCGCCATTCAGTTATTTCAATATCGTAACATCAAATCCCCCAATGATTTCCTTGGCGATTCAAAGAAATGAAGGAACACAGAAGGATACGGCCAGAAATATTATCAGCACAAAGGAATTTGTTGTTCATATTGTCGACGAGGACAATGTAGAAAAAATAAATAAGACAGCAGCAACTCTGCCTCCTGATCAAAGTGAAATAGAATTAGCACAATTAACTTCAGCTGAAAGTACAAAAATTTCCGTGCCTGGAGTGATGGAAGCGAAAATCCGTATGGAGTGTACCTTGGAACAATCTCTTTCATTTGGGGGGACGGATACTCCTGGCTGTGATCTTATCATTGGAAAAGTTGTTCAATTTCATATTGATGAAAACATCTATGATAAGGGAAGAATTGATCCAAAGGGGCTCGCTGCAGTGAGCCGTTTAGCTGGCATCCATTATGCAAAGATTGGCGAACTGTTTTCTATCGAAAGACCACAGTAG
- a CDS encoding ring-cleaving dioxygenase codes for MGKKTMGIHHITAIVGHPQENADFYAGVLGLRLVKQTVNFDDPGTYHLYFGNEGGKPGTIITFFPWAGARQGVIGDGQVGVTSYVVPAGAMKFWEERLEKFKVPYTKMERFGEQYLEFDDPHGIHLEIVEREDGEVNSWTYGDVTPETAIKGFGGATLLSTQPAKTADLLENIMGLEVLGQEGDFIRYRSSADIGNIIDLKLTPIGRGRMGVGTVHHIAWRAIDDQDQLDWQKYVADNGYVVTPVQDRNYFNAIYFREHGEILFEIATDPPGFAHDESQEKMGGKLMLPEQYEPQRDKIESVLLPFTVRELD; via the coding sequence ATGGGTAAAAAAACAATGGGGATTCATCATATTACTGCAATCGTAGGCCATCCTCAAGAGAATGCAGATTTCTATGCAGGAGTTTTAGGATTGCGTTTAGTCAAGCAAACGGTCAATTTTGATGATCCCGGCACTTATCACCTTTACTTTGGAAATGAGGGCGGCAAGCCAGGAACAATCATTACTTTCTTTCCATGGGCAGGTGCCCGTCAAGGGGTTATTGGCGATGGCCAGGTAGGAGTTACTTCATATGTCGTTCCGGCAGGTGCCATGAAGTTTTGGGAGGAAAGGCTTGAAAAATTTAAAGTGCCTTATACAAAAATGGAACGGTTCGGAGAGCAATATTTGGAATTTGATGATCCTCATGGAATTCATTTGGAGATTGTTGAAAGAGAAGATGGGGAAGTAAATTCCTGGACTTACGGGGATGTTACCCCTGAAACAGCTATAAAAGGCTTCGGTGGAGCAACTCTCCTATCAACTCAGCCAGCGAAAACGGCTGACCTGCTGGAAAACATTATGGGACTCGAAGTTTTAGGTCAGGAAGGAGATTTTATCCGTTACCGATCTTCTGCTGATATTGGAAACATCATCGATCTTAAATTAACTCCAATTGGACGGGGGCGAATGGGTGTGGGAACCGTCCATCATATTGCCTGGAGGGCTATTGATGATCAGGATCAATTGGATTGGCAAAAGTATGTTGCCGATAATGGATATGTGGTTACACCAGTTCAAGACCGAAACTACTTTAATGCGATCTATTTTAGGGAACATGGGGAAATTTTATTTGAAATTGCTACTGATCCTCCAGGGTTTGCCCATGATGAATCCCAGGAAAAAATGGGCGGGAAATTAATGCTGCCTGAACAATATGAGCCACAAAGGGATAAGATAGAAAGTGTTCTGCTTCCGTTTACAGTCAGGGAATTGGATTAA
- a CDS encoding DoxX family protein, whose amino-acid sequence MMDLGLLIIRLVIGVLFIGHGAQKLFGWFGGHGLKGTGGWFDSIGMKPGVMMALFAGLAELIGGILFALGFLTPLAALMIAGTMIMAIVKVHGPNGLWATSNGYEYNLTLLSVAIGIALIGPGRYALDFFLF is encoded by the coding sequence ATGATGGACTTAGGATTATTAATTATTAGGCTGGTAATTGGCGTTTTATTCATTGGTCACGGAGCTCAAAAATTGTTTGGGTGGTTTGGGGGTCATGGATTAAAAGGAACCGGAGGCTGGTTTGATTCCATTGGGATGAAGCCGGGAGTAATGATGGCTCTTTTTGCAGGATTAGCAGAACTTATAGGGGGAATCTTGTTTGCATTAGGATTTTTAACTCCTCTCGCAGCACTAATGATTGCAGGAACTATGATCATGGCTATCGTTAAGGTGCATGGTCCAAATGGTTTATGGGCAACATCTAATGGATATGAATATAACTTAACGTTACTCTCTGTTGCCATTGGTATCGCCTTAATTGGTCCTGGCCGATATGCATTGGATTTCTTTTTATTCTAA
- a CDS encoding DUF896 domain-containing protein gives MHEILKRINELAAKRKKKGLTQIENAEIIILRCQYIQEFRGSMEELLLNTTIVDPIGDDVTPEKLKRAQARHKVKPIW, from the coding sequence ATGCATGAGATTCTAAAAAGAATAAATGAACTCGCAGCAAAAAGAAAGAAGAAAGGCTTAACACAAATTGAAAATGCTGAAATAATCATTTTGCGCTGTCAATATATCCAAGAATTTCGCGGCTCAATGGAAGAGCTGCTATTAAACACAACCATCGTTGATCCTATAGGAGATGATGTAACTCCTGAAAAATTAAAGAGAGCCCAGGCAAGACATAAAGTTAAGCCAATATGGTAA
- a CDS encoding Crp/Fnr family transcriptional regulator, giving the protein MDKMKYLSRIQIFKDLELEELKKYEPVTPMKVVEKGTVISSPHMDQKLLYLIKSGKVRLYRITESGKELTVDILETGHVFGEIGTFTTGSENLYAEAWEDSVICRIDRVQFEKIIRENPSISLKLLEIISSRLKEVEELLEYMAYSSTRKRLLFLLNKLTEKFGDKLSSSSAEEWAVLDIYITHQELASMMGSIRETVTALLNEFNAEGIVRKSGRRGTMEVHSVRLKCALKEEG; this is encoded by the coding sequence ATGGATAAAATGAAGTATTTATCGAGAATACAGATTTTTAAGGATCTGGAATTGGAGGAATTAAAGAAATATGAACCGGTCACACCTATGAAAGTTGTGGAGAAAGGTACCGTTATTAGTTCTCCACATATGGATCAAAAGTTATTGTATTTAATCAAATCGGGTAAGGTTCGTTTGTATAGAATAACTGAGAGCGGGAAAGAGCTTACAGTTGATATTTTAGAAACGGGGCATGTATTTGGAGAAATTGGTACTTTTACAACCGGTTCTGAAAATTTATATGCTGAGGCATGGGAGGATTCTGTTATTTGCAGAATAGATAGAGTGCAGTTTGAAAAAATAATACGTGAAAATCCAAGTATTTCTTTAAAGCTTCTTGAAATAATCTCCAGCCGCCTAAAGGAAGTCGAAGAGTTACTGGAGTATATGGCATATAGCAGTACAAGGAAACGGCTTTTATTCCTGCTAAATAAACTTACAGAGAAGTTTGGGGATAAATTGTCAAGCAGCAGTGCGGAAGAATGGGCTGTACTTGATATTTACATAACTCATCAAGAGTTAGCATCGATGATGGGCAGTATCCGTGAAACAGTGACAGCACTTTTAAATGAATTTAATGCAGAAGGAATAGTGCGCAAATCAGGAAGGCGGGGAACCATGGAAGTTCATAGTGTACGCCTAAAATGTGCATTAAAAGAGGAAGGATAA
- a CDS encoding DoxX family protein, with translation MDVVTMIIQIILIFIFTISISMKLARTKSMVKHWGEYRYPLWFMQLIAFLEILSVGGLIIGFGFPKFILLSGSLITILMLGALHAHFLRARHRPIMGLNALTMLILAIVITFFQINK, from the coding sequence GTGGATGTTGTAACTATGATCATTCAAATTATTTTAATTTTTATTTTCACCATATCCATTTCGATGAAATTAGCACGTACCAAGTCAATGGTTAAGCACTGGGGAGAATATCGCTACCCCCTATGGTTCATGCAATTAATTGCTTTCCTGGAAATATTGAGCGTAGGCGGATTGATCATCGGATTTGGGTTTCCTAAATTTATCTTGCTTTCAGGATCCCTCATTACTATTCTTATGCTAGGTGCCCTGCACGCTCACTTCTTAAGAGCCAGACATAGACCGATTATGGGATTAAATGCCTTAACAATGCTGATTTTAGCTATTGTAATCACCTTTTTTCAAATTAATAAGTAG
- a CDS encoding GerAB/ArcD/ProY family transporter, with translation MKEQPIPDRLQISPFLVFYLIMSMQIGIGVLSYQRDIAKDAGYDAWISILFAGGCIHVILWMIYKIAETVDGDFVTAHKYLLGNLIGKAISSIFIGYFFLYVLAIARTFIEIIQVWMFPDLSTFWFSFGFMILCTYIIFGGLRTVVGIAFFGLVLPAYLLLTFGWAIKFSNFYNLLPIWDHSVKELLISSYNMSLTFIGFEIILFVYPFIKEPKKSKKWAHLAVLTTTLIYTILAVITFAYYSEDQLAKQVWPTLTMWKIVEMPFVERFEYIGIANWNLIMLPNVCIAIWICSRLIKRIFNIRQKIGVFFIVGALLLLINFINTREEISLFNEYFGKAGFGFTFIYIPLFFAAIMIAKRVKKKGKKK, from the coding sequence ATAAAGGAACAGCCAATACCAGACAGATTGCAGATATCCCCATTTCTAGTGTTTTATTTAATTATGTCCATGCAAATTGGCATTGGGGTTCTTAGCTATCAGAGAGACATCGCAAAGGATGCTGGCTATGATGCCTGGATTTCCATCCTGTTTGCCGGGGGATGCATACATGTCATCCTTTGGATGATCTATAAAATTGCCGAAACGGTTGATGGAGATTTTGTGACAGCACATAAGTACCTTCTGGGCAATTTGATCGGCAAAGCAATCAGTTCCATTTTTATAGGTTACTTTTTTTTGTATGTCTTAGCTATCGCACGAACATTTATCGAAATCATTCAAGTGTGGATGTTTCCGGATCTGAGCACTTTCTGGTTCTCCTTTGGTTTCATGATACTTTGTACTTATATCATTTTTGGAGGGTTAAGAACCGTAGTCGGTATAGCCTTTTTTGGTCTTGTATTGCCGGCTTATCTCCTTCTCACATTTGGCTGGGCCATTAAATTCTCAAATTTTTATAATCTCCTCCCAATTTGGGATCATTCCGTTAAGGAACTTCTCATCAGTTCCTACAATATGTCGCTTACCTTCATCGGTTTTGAGATTATTTTGTTCGTTTATCCTTTTATAAAAGAACCAAAGAAATCCAAAAAGTGGGCCCACCTTGCTGTTTTAACCACTACCCTGATCTATACGATTTTAGCAGTCATTACCTTTGCATATTATTCTGAAGATCAGCTTGCTAAACAGGTTTGGCCGACTTTAACCATGTGGAAAATTGTTGAAATGCCTTTTGTGGAACGTTTCGAATATATTGGGATTGCAAACTGGAACTTAATTATGCTTCCGAATGTGTGTATTGCCATCTGGATTTGTTCGAGACTTATCAAAAGGATCTTTAATATTAGACAAAAAATCGGTGTTTTTTTTATTGTGGGTGCATTATTATTATTGATTAACTTTATTAATACGCGCGAAGAGATTAGTCTGTTTAATGAATATTTTGGGAAAGCAGGGTTTGGCTTTACATTCATTTATATCCCCTTGTTCTTTGCCGCTATCATGATTGCCAAGAGGGTAAAAAAGAAGGGTAAAAAGAAATGA
- a CDS encoding cupin domain-containing protein → MKNEHYWVSKLGLTPHPEGGYYKRTFQSEECTSDQELSVKFAGTRKLYTSIYFLLTSNDVSHFHRLKSDELWYFHAGSPLTIHIINENGEYEEIKLGINLDNGEVPQALVPKNSIFGSSVMEADTFSLVGCMVSPGFDFQDFELFTQTDLLSKYPQYKEIILKLAYERIPE, encoded by the coding sequence ATGAAGAATGAGCATTATTGGGTTTCAAAGCTTGGATTAACTCCTCATCCAGAAGGAGGATATTATAAAAGAACGTTTCAATCAGAGGAATGTACTTCTGATCAAGAATTGTCTGTGAAATTTGCGGGAACACGCAAGCTCTATACAAGCATTTATTTCTTATTAACGTCCAACGATGTGTCCCACTTTCATCGATTGAAATCGGATGAATTATGGTATTTTCACGCTGGAAGTCCACTAACCATACATATCATCAATGAAAATGGTGAATATGAAGAAATTAAATTAGGTATAAACCTTGATAACGGAGAAGTACCTCAAGCTTTAGTGCCGAAAAATTCAATCTTTGGTTCGTCTGTTATGGAGGCGGATACATTCTCACTGGTAGGCTGCATGGTTTCTCCAGGCTTTGATTTTCAGGATTTTGAACTGTTCACACAAACAGACCTTTTATCCAAATACCCTCAATATAAGGAAATTATTTTAAAATTAGCATATGAAAGGATTCCTGAATAG
- a CDS encoding DUF3231 family protein has translation MEERNVKLTTAEIAALWKINISNTAVRCFYIHLLHHLQDEEIKLIIEEVLVLVESIIEKIEYIFEEEGFPIPNGFSDKDIDLSAPPLYTDLFALSFLYRGGQVIIPSYANVLQRVTRLDVYKLFKECLYRETEIHQKALSIMLSKGIIDRPPNMEYPENVEYIQNRPSLLTTWLGEKRPLNSIEISELFVEIERNAIGLILLIGLIQVTKDKEIKNYLLKGKKLAEKQVETYEKLLKDSDHYIGFPLPVEVSSSTVSPFSDRLILFIIATANQIAVSALADALSVSMRKDLALHYSLITTEVLKYGEEGLKLLIERGWMEQPPQPIDRKKLNES, from the coding sequence ATGGAAGAACGTAATGTTAAATTAACTACAGCTGAAATCGCAGCTCTTTGGAAAATAAACATTTCAAATACAGCAGTAAGATGTTTTTACATACATCTTCTGCATCATCTTCAAGATGAGGAAATTAAGCTAATCATTGAAGAGGTATTGGTTTTAGTTGAATCAATTATTGAAAAAATTGAATACATATTCGAAGAAGAAGGGTTCCCAATACCAAATGGGTTCTCAGATAAAGATATTGATTTATCAGCCCCTCCCTTATATACAGACTTATTTGCATTAAGCTTCCTTTATCGTGGAGGACAGGTTATTATCCCAAGTTATGCAAATGTTTTACAACGAGTGACTCGGTTAGATGTATATAAACTTTTCAAAGAGTGTTTATACCGTGAAACGGAAATACATCAGAAAGCATTAAGCATTATGCTTTCTAAAGGAATAATCGATCGGCCTCCAAATATGGAATATCCAGAAAATGTGGAATACATTCAGAATCGACCATCATTACTAACTACTTGGTTAGGCGAAAAAAGACCTCTAAATTCCATAGAAATATCAGAACTTTTCGTCGAAATTGAAAGAAATGCCATTGGTTTAATCCTTTTAATAGGATTAATACAGGTAACGAAAGATAAGGAAATAAAGAATTATTTATTAAAAGGGAAAAAACTAGCTGAAAAGCAAGTGGAAACGTATGAAAAATTATTGAAAGATAGTGATCATTATATTGGTTTCCCATTGCCTGTGGAAGTAAGTAGTTCAACTGTTTCTCCGTTTTCTGACAGGTTAATTCTTTTTATAATAGCTACGGCAAACCAAATTGCAGTGTCAGCACTTGCGGATGCATTATCTGTCTCAATGCGAAAAGATTTAGCTCTCCATTATTCCTTAATTACAACCGAGGTTTTAAAATACGGGGAAGAAGGACTCAAACTTTTGATTGAACGAGGCTGGATGGAGCAGCCCCCACAGCCCATTGATCGAAAGAAACTTAATGAATCCTAA